One Solanum lycopersicum chromosome 2, SLM_r2.1 genomic region harbors:
- the LOC101246788 gene encoding uncharacterized protein — MEYNYNSWAGVPPNPALYPNPSPPVMMNSDQSVPQNPNPSSYALGYGGGHEFQGQSMVYRYGQINGATSSVEATQVYYQDPNVVRLLGSNGPFRTGEITAVSLNGAENLTPANINPNFFIQPLRSGSWGGGQRKIKMKPVWCHICKIEFTGQTVLDQHILGKKHKRSLDNLKGGSVITASTSAPLVTSVASENPFVGLQEEPNKMNSANRQDSVEKAVKVVKNLETKTRKVLEGGAATDEVRICIPCNVVCNSETVFRTHLIGKKHIANVTKQQKSVPASASLVPSEVPVSTSIGPQEKPDIVNSGDAKDAMKKAAELSVKLETKTQKVLEGGAAANDVRQCLVCKVVCNSETVFSNHVTGKKHIANMKKQASGEAPAR; from the exons ATGGAGTACAACTACAATTCATGGGCCGGAGTACCGCCAAACCCAGCCTTGTACCCTAACCCTTCACCACCGGTGATGATGAATTCCGATCAATCTGTGcctcaaaaccctaaccctagttCATATGCACTTGGTTATGGTGGAGGACACGAATTCCAAGGACAAAGTATGGTCTATCGGTATGGACAGATCAATGGTGCTACTAGCTCTGTGGAAGCAACGCAAGTGTATTATCAGGACCCGAATGTGGTGCGACTTTTGGGATCAAATGGCCCTTTCAGGACTGGTGAG ATAACTGCAGTGTCCCTAAATGGTGCAGAGAATTTGACTCCTGCAAATATAAATCCCAACTTTTTTATCCAACCTCTGAGAAGTGGGTCTTGGGGAGGAGGCCAAAGGAAAATTAAGATGAAGCCTGTATGGTGTCATATTTGCAAAATTGAATTTACCGGCCAAACTGTTCTTGACCAACATATATTAGGCAAAAAACACAAAAGAAGTTTGGATAACTTAAAAGGAGGCAGTGTTATCACAGCTTCTACTTCTGCCCCTCTTGTTACTTCTGTAGCGTCAGAGAACCCATTTGTTGGACTGCAAGAGGAGCCTAACAAGATGAATTCAGCAAATAGACAAGATTCAGTGGAGAAGGCCGTTAAAGTGGTTAAGAATTTGGAGACAAAAACACGTAAGGTTTTGGAAGGAGGAGCAGCCACAGATGAGGTCCGTATTTGTATTCCTTGCAATGTGGTTTGCAACAGTGAGACTGTTTTCAGAACTCATCTCATTGGCAAAAAGCACATTGCTAACGTAACAAAGCAACAGAAGTCTGTCCCTGCTTCTGCATCTCTTGTTCCTTCAGAGGTGCCAGTTAGTACATCTATTGGACCACAAGAGAAGCCTGACATAGTAAATTCTGGAGATGCGAAAGATGCAATGAAGAAGGCAGCTGAGCTGAGTGTGAAGTTGGAGACCAAGACACAAAAGGTTTTGGAAGGAGGAGCAGCTGCAAACGACGTCCGTCAGTGTCTTGTATGTAAAGTGGTTTGCAACAGTGAGACTGTTTTCAGTAATCATGTCACCGGTAAAAAGCACATTGCTAACATGAAAAAGCAAGCATCTGGAGAAGCCCCCGCCAGATAG
- the LOC101246311 gene encoding UDP-glucose 6-dehydrogenase 1 yields MVKICCIGAGYVGGPTMAVIALKCPSIEVVVVDISVPRITAWNSDTLPIYEPGLYDIVKECRGRNLFFSTDVEKHVREADIVFVSVNTPTKTRGLGAGKAADLTYWESAARMIADVSKSDKIVVEKSTVPVKTAEAIEKILTHNSKGINFQILSNPEFLAEGTAIEDLFKPDRVLIGGRETPGGQKAIQALKDVYAQWVPEERILTTNLWSAELSKLAANAFLAQRISSVNAMSALCEATGANVSQVAYAVGKDSRIGPKFLNASVGFGGSCFQKDILNLVYICECNGLPEVAEYWKQVIKINDYQKNRFVNRVVASMFNTVSGKKVAILGFAFKKDTGDTRETPAIDVCKGLLGDKANLSIYDPQVSEDQIQRDLSMKKFDWDHPLHLQPMSPTTVKQVSVVWDAYTATKDAHAVCILTEWDEFKSLDYKKMYDSMQKPAFIFDGRNVVDAEKLREIGFIVYSIGKPLDAWLKDMPAVA; encoded by the coding sequence ATGGTTAAGATTTGCTGTATAGGAGCTGGATATGTTGGGGGGCCCACCATGGCTGTCATAGCACTCAAATGCCCTTCTATTGAAGTGGTTGTTGTTGATATTTCTGTGCCTCGTATCACAGCCTGGAACAGTGATACACTCCCCATATATGAGCCAGGCCTCTATGATATAGTCAAGGAGTGCCGAGGCAGGAACCTCTTCTTCAGCACAGATGTGGAGAAACATGTGCGGGAGGCTGATATCGTTTTTGTTTCTGTGAATACTCCTACCAAGACAAGGGGTCTCGGAGCAGGCAAGGCTGCAGATCTAACTTATTGGGAGAGTGCAGCTCGCATGATAGCTGATGTCTCAAAATCTGATAAGATAGTTGTTGAGAAATCAACTGTTCCTGTCAAAACTGCCGAGGCAATTGAAAAGATTTTGACCCACAACAGCAAGGGCATTAACTTCCAGATCCTCTCAAACCCTGAGTTCCTTGCAGAAGGGACCGCTATCGAAGACCTTTTTAAACCTGACAGGGTCCTAATCGGAGGTCGGGAAACTCCAGGGGGGCAGAAGGCTATCCAAGCATTGAAGGATGTTTATGCCCAATGGGTCCCTGAAGAACGCATCCTCACCACCAATTTGTGGTCAGCTGAGCTCTCAAAATTGGCTGCCAATGCATTTTTGGCACAAAGAATCTCTTCTGTGAATGCCATGTCAGCTCTTTGTGAGGCTACTGGAGCAAATGTCTCACAGGTAGCGTATGCTGTTGGAAAGGACTCGAGGATTGGTCCCAAGTTCCTTAATGCCAGTGTTGGTTTTGGTGGCTCTTGCTTCCAGAAGGATATTCTGAATCTGGTTTACATTTGTGAGTGCAATGGTCTTCCAGAGGTAGCTGAATACTGGAAACAGGTTATCAAGATCAATGACTATCAGAAGAATCGTTTTGTCAACCGCGTTGTTGCCTCCATGTTCAACACAGTATCAGGCAAGAAAGTCGCCATTTTAGGTTTCGCTTTCAAGAAGGATACTGGTGATACTCGAGAGACCCCTGCAATTGATGTTTGCAAGGGACTGCTGGGGGACAAGGCTAATTTGAGCATATATGATCCTCAAGTGAGTGAGGACCAAATTCAGAGAGACCTCTCAATGAAAAAGTTCGATTGGGATCATCCTCTTCACCTTCAGCCAATGAGTCCAACAACCGTGAAACAAGTCAGCGTTGTTTGGGATGCCTATACAGCAACTAAGGATGCCCATGCTGTCTGCATCCTTACAGAGTGGGATGAATTTAAGTCTCTCGACTATAAGAAGATGTATGATAGCATGCAAAAACCTGCTTTTATATTTGATGGTAGGAATGTTGTGGACGCGGAGAAGCTTAGGGAGATTGGATTTATAGTCTACTCAATTGGTAAGCCTCTGGATGCTTGGCTCAAGGACATGCCAGCTGTTGCTTAA